TGATATTTTAAAATCTTCGTGTATTAAAAAGAATTTTGAAATAAAATGTTTAATAACTCATAAAATGTTGGCGGATTAAAAAAATTTCAGgattttgcaaaaaaaacttATTCATAAAATATTTGAAATTTCGAAAACAAATGTTTGTGAAATAAAAAATGTCATAATATTTTAAAATGTTCGTGTATTAAAAAGAATTTTGACATTTTTTTAATAAATCATAAAATATTTCAGGAATAAAAAATGTTCGAAATTTTGTAAAAAATGTTTGtttattcaaaaaatgtttgaaatttgaaaataaatgttcggcaaataaaaaaatgttcatgatatTTGAAAAAGTTCGTGTATTAAAAATGTTAATGAAATTGACCAAAATTCAAATATTGTTCTTGACTTACAAAATAGTTTATTCATTCATAAAATGTTCGCGGAATCAAGAAAATCatttatttcaaaaaatgttcgttaaATCGAAAAAATGTTTGAGAAATTCAGAAATTGTTCCATCAATTTCCAAAAAAGTGTTCGACAATTATAGAAGTGTTCGCAGAGTCAAGAAAATTTGTTTAAAAAATGCTGataaataatataaaatgttcatgaattgaaAAAATGTTTTTGATTTTGGAATTTTATTTCAAATTTGTACAAGTGTTCgcgaatttgaaaaatgttcacgagTTTAACAAAATGTGCatgatttcaaaaattgttcaggATTTGACGAACATAAGAGTGATAGTGTAGCTCAGTGATGCAGCAAAATGTAATCATGGCCATGGGACATTATGATATATATTTTTCCGTTGCAATCGCACGGACCTATTGCTAGTCATATAATAATAGATGTAAAACCTCTGCCGGATCTTCTGGAAGACGATCGACTGCATCCCTCGCGGCGGGAGTACGCGGTGGTTGTTGAAGACACGCACATCGCTCTCCTTCCATGACATCCACCCAACCAGCTGTTAGTACGACCGATCGAACTCCAAGCCGTACGATGAGGAGCTGGAATCGCTAGCCATTATTGCCCAGTCGCAGAGGGAAAGAAAAACTTGCCACATTGCTATAGGCTATAGCTGCTTGACACTGATCGTCACAAGCTCATCAAATCGACATGGACGGAACTGCGATCCCGCCAAGATCCCGACGGCGACATCGAAGAAGCAGTGTTCCGAgttccaccgccaccaccacgtGCCCGACGGCGACGAGCGATGAGGTTGCCGAGTGGTCGCCGTCGTAAATCTTTTCCCTGCTTTAAAACCGCCATGCAAAAGTGGTTGCGAATTTGCGTTCCTCCGCCCCGCACGCACCGCGTGCGCTCCCATGGAGCACCTTTCCGTTAGTGCTCGTCCCATCCCGCTCCCACGCGTGCTCGCCAGACCTGTCCGTCACGGCTGACGCAAGCCGGCGCGAGAGGAGATCGAGGTGCGTAAATACTCGGCTGGCTCGATCGGGGGAGAGCGGAGGGGgatggcgcgggcggcggcgcagagCGTGCAGGCGCTGGCGTCCTCGCTGGgcgcgctcccgcccgagttCGTGCGGCCCGAGCACGAGCAGCCGCGCGCCACCACGTTCCGCGGGGCCGCGCCGCCGGAGATCCCCGTGGTCGACATGTCCTCGCAGGACGCCGGGCGCCGCATGGCGGAGGCCGCGGCGGAGTGGGGCATCTTCCAGGTCACCGGCCACGGCGTGCCGGCCGAGGCCGTGGCGGAGCTGCAGCGCGTGGGCCGCGGGTTCTTCGCGCTGCCGCAGGAGGAGAAGCAGCGGTACGCCATGGACCCGGGCGAGGGCAGGACCGAGGGCTACGGCTCCACGCTGCGGAAGGGCGACCTGGAGGGCAAGAAGGCCTGGGCTGACTTCCTCTTCCACAACGTCGCGCCGCCGGCCGCCGTGAACCACTCCGTCTGGCCGGAGAGCCCCGCGGGGTACAGGGAGGCCAACGAGGCCTACTGCGGCCACATGGTGCGGCTCACGCGCGAGCTGTTCGGGCGCCTCTCGGCGGAGCTGGGGCTGGAGGAGGGCGCCATGGCGGAGGCGTTCGGCGGCGACGACGTGGTGCTCCTCCAGAAGATCAACTTCTACCCGCCGTGCCCGCAGCCGGAGCTCGCGCTCGGCCTCGCGCCGCACACCGACATGAGCACGCTCACCGTCCTCCTGCCCGACGAGGTGCAGGGCCTCCAGGTGTTCAAGGACGGATGCTGGTACGACGTCAACTACGTGCCCGGCGCCCTCATCATCCACATCGGCGACCAGATCGAGGCAAGTGCTAGCTGGAACGTAGTACGCTCTTGATCGACTTGCGCCGTGGCATCAGCTATTTCACCGTTTGACATGGAGGTTAATGTGATAGATCATGAGCAACGGGAGGTACAAGGCCGTGCTGCACCGGACGACGGTGAGCCGGGAGAAGACGCGGATGTCGTGGCCGGTGTTCGTggagccgccgccggagcacGTCGTCGGGCCGCACCcgcagctcgtcgccgacgagagCCCGGCCAAGTACAAGGCCAAGAAGTTCAAGGACTACAAGTACTGCAAGATCAACAAGCTACCACAGTAGCCAAATCCTTCGACAGAGACCTTTAACCAATAATCCCCTTGTTCATATGTACTGTAATCCTACATTTCATGCGTATCTGTTTGGATTGTCTTCCTTGGTGGTTGGGAATTTGGGCTTGTGCTTTTCTTGAAGGGGGATTTTGTTAAGGCTTTTGTTTGGATAGCTTTATAGATAAAGCGACACCCAACATACAATTCGACGCACCCACAGAACaccacacaaacacacacacactcacCCAAGGCAAGATACACATGTGCCAAAGGCCAGCAACCACAACACTTCAAACGACTCAAAGTACACAAAATGACACTATGCATAATATGGAGTAGTCGGAGCTCTTCTGGGCGAAAGACACCGCGAATAGGTGAAGAACAAACCGTGACTTCCTAGAAAATGTCTTCAGGAAGGACACGATGCCGAAGCGCTGCCACCACAACGGAGACTTCAATAAGGTAATGACGTCCACAGGCGCCGCTTCGTCTGCCTGACCAAAGCCAGACATGTTTTTTACCCTAGCAAGCATACTCTACCTTCACCCCAAGTGTTTCCAGGCATACGGACCACAACCGCACACCACCATAGGATGTAGGTATGCCATCCACCACACCATGCACTCGGTCATGGAGGGGAAATATCAGGAGATACGGAGGCTGAGACGATACGGGCTCTCGGGAGCCGTTTGGATCTCAGATCCAATATAATGGTTCTCGGAAGCTCTTGaacattttgcaaaaaaaaaacccATGAGCACTATGAAGCCGCCGGAGCCCTTCTCGGCGAAAGACACCGCGAAGAGGTGAAGAATGAACCATGACCTCCTAGACAGTACCTTCAGGAAGGACACGACGCTAGAGCGCTGCCACCACCTGATCCAAAGATCAAAATTTTCATCTGAAGCATGACGAAGGACAAGGAGCAACCACAACGGAGGACCTCAAGAAGGTGACGACGTCCACGGGCGTCgatttcgtctgcgtgaccaaaGTCAGACATTGTTTTCACCCTAGCAAGCATACTCTGTCTTCACCCCAAGTATTTCCAAGCACATGGACCACAACCGCACACCACCATAGGACGTCCGTATGCCAGCCACCACACCATGCACTCGACCATGGAGGGGAAATATCGGGTGATCCCGAGGCTGAGGTGATACGAACTCTCAGGAGCCGTTTGGATCTCAGATCCAATGGTTCCTGGGAGCTCTTGAACATTTTGCAAAAATACCCTCAAAGAGTCCCAAAATTGTGCGCAGGTACGTACACCAGCTCCTCATATGTCATCGGATCTGACATCTGAGATCCAATGGTTCAGGAGCCCGTATCACGGCAGCATGTGAGTCCCGGTATCAACTGAAACTTTCCTCAGACATGGTTTCCCGGACCTAAGTTGCAAGCTCCACCCATGAGCACTACGACTACCACCACCCGGGCCGCCGCCCAGGAAACAAGACACCCTAGAGGCCATCGATGTTTACAGGCGATGAATCGACCAACAACCTTCGACTGCCACCAACATCCTGTTCGACCAGATCGATCAGGGAGCCACTAAGTCGAAGAAGAGGTGAAACATGTGGGAGTGGaccactgagggagtcctcgactaaggggtcctcgggcgtccgacctgttatccatgggccggactgatgggctgtgaagacatgaaggccgaagactatacctgagtccggattggactctccttggcgtggaaggcaagcttggcgaccgactatgaagattccttcttatgtaaccgactctatgtaaaccctagatcccctcggtgtctatataaactggaggggatagtccggaaaggacacattcattaccatagtcatataggctaggcttctagggtttagccatcacgatctcgtggtagatcaactcttgtaacacccatattcatcaatatcaatcaagcaggacgtagggtactacctccatatagagagggcccgaacctggataaacattgtgtcccctatctcctgttaccatcgatcctagacgcacagttcgggaccccctacccgagatccgctggttttgacaccgacattggtgctttcattgagagttccactgtgccgtcgacgaaaggttcgatggccccttcaatcgtctatagcgacgctgtccaaggagaaaccttcctccctggacagatttTCATGTTCGGCCGCTTCGTACTGCgccaactcgctcggccatctggagcagatcgatagctacgcccctggccaccaggtcagatttgggaacttgaactacgtcgcggatatccatggagacttgatcttcaatggatttgagaccgcagCGATCGTTCCCCTTCGCTCCAaggaacatgacttaaatctgtcattggatcacatccaggagatggttcctctTGCTGTAACGGCCTTAGAAccagagcagatcgtgccatccgaagccacagagtctgcggcgttggagccgcacacggactcggcACCCTGCGATATCTGCGTCAGTGGAACTCTCGATTCGTCTCTGGCTATAAATTCCGGGCCATATACGCTTGCGGACACTGAGTTAGAtcagttatcgatcttcgaattcagtgcCGCAGACGTCTTTCAAcactcacctttgggcgatgtgctaaactctttaagGAACCTGTCATTCACGGGAAGCtcgcagccgaactatgtccggttcgaactaggggctgacgacggagaattttgcttcccacccgccacccacttcatagccactgtcgaggacttaaccgacatgcccACTTCTGGCTCCGCAGACATTGACGGTCCAGATGACGATGCAGATAAGGAACAAGGCCAAGATCCGCCAGTCATCAGGCGCAAGATGGCCACCCCTTCACATGGCGTGTACATGATCGATACACTCAAAAAACCTCGCGGCAGAGACAAGGGAGACTCAGTTAAAACTCCTGAGTCACAGTCTAAGTCCCGGCGCCCCAAGTCATACCGCAGCAACAATGGCACTGGAGAAATAGTACTCCGGACGGCGCCGAAAGCAATGAAGACCCTGTGGAAGCAACATTCGAGCAGGACGAACAGGAAAATGGGCAAGCCAGCCCCGACAAATAGGCCCTGCACAGCGACGGACCGGACGATGAAaactaccttccgctctccgaagatgaggaaagcctcggcgacgaagacttcatcgtacccgaagagcccctcgaacaggagcgctttaagcgcagGCTGATAGCTATGGCAAGGAGCCtgaaaagaagcagcagcagcttcaagctgaccaagacctactcaatgacagatggaccgaagtcctggtcgccgaagaatacggcctcagtggcccagccaaaagctacccaaaGCACAGATCGCTCTACCAGTCCGATGATGGGGCGTTGGGGCCCATACCATCGTCACATAACACGGCAGGTCACCGGCAACTCTGTCCGGATAAAAGGCAACtccagccgaacaccagaccgccccacctcgccatAAAGGCAAGAACAACGCAGGCCACGATTACCCAGACAACCTGCAGAGGGACTAGGACAATAGAGCAGGAAGCGCAAGACCGATCTATGGATCACAAAAACATGCTTCAACAcgcgacgatggctacctattcgaaCGTGTCACACCTCGCCGCGACCAGGCCGAAAACCGCAATGGGACTCCTTCGGAGTTACaccgcagtgtggcccaacatagaggcgccgcacacccgctttgcttcactgatgaggtaatggatcatgaattccc
The sequence above is a segment of the Aegilops tauschii subsp. strangulata cultivar AL8/78 chromosome 6, Aet v6.0, whole genome shotgun sequence genome. Coding sequences within it:
- the LOC109784747 gene encoding flavonol synthase/flavanone 3-hydroxylase, with protein sequence MARAAAQSVQALASSLGALPPEFVRPEHEQPRATTFRGAAPPEIPVVDMSSQDAGRRMAEAAAEWGIFQVTGHGVPAEAVAELQRVGRGFFALPQEEKQRYAMDPGEGRTEGYGSTLRKGDLEGKKAWADFLFHNVAPPAAVNHSVWPESPAGYREANEAYCGHMVRLTRELFGRLSAELGLEEGAMAEAFGGDDVVLLQKINFYPPCPQPELALGLAPHTDMSTLTVLLPDEVQGLQVFKDGCWYDVNYVPGALIIHIGDQIEIMSNGRYKAVLHRTTVSREKTRMSWPVFVEPPPEHVVGPHPQLVADESPAKYKAKKFKDYKYCKINKLPQ